Proteins from a genomic interval of uncultured Methanocorpusculum sp.:
- a CDS encoding permease translates to MIDIILGSLLLGWDTLIGYLSQHVITCLVPAFFIAGAIATFVKKDAILKYFSPETKKTVSYGIASVSGTVLAVCSCTILPMFAGILKKGSGLGPAITFLVAGPAINILAIVYTAQVLGLDIGVARAVAAVGISILIGLIMMKLFPAHDAETKKTFGAARKAVMAQEATRLKWVVPLFFVMLVAILLVGTSALDAFIRLGIVYALSIGIALLLIYYFTRDEVTDWGMEIWDLTKKIFPILIIGTFALGVLSFFLPAEFFSPYFGETSLASTFLASVVGMILYIPTLLEVPVIGTTLGYLSGAMAKGPALSLLLTGPTISLPSLLVIYRLIGAKKTLVYTALVVGFATIAGFLFGIFFP, encoded by the coding sequence ATGATTGACATAATACTCGGTTCGCTCCTTCTCGGATGGGACACTCTGATCGGCTATCTTTCACAGCACGTTATTACGTGCCTCGTTCCGGCGTTTTTCATCGCCGGCGCGATCGCAACCTTCGTGAAAAAAGATGCCATTCTGAAATATTTCAGCCCTGAAACGAAAAAAACGGTATCCTACGGGATCGCGTCCGTATCGGGCACGGTGCTTGCCGTCTGCAGCTGCACGATCCTGCCGATGTTTGCCGGCATCCTGAAAAAAGGAAGCGGGCTTGGCCCGGCAATAACGTTCCTGGTTGCAGGACCGGCGATCAACATTCTGGCGATCGTCTATACGGCGCAGGTTCTCGGTCTGGATATCGGCGTCGCCCGGGCGGTTGCCGCGGTCGGCATATCGATCCTGATCGGTCTGATCATGATGAAACTGTTTCCCGCCCACGACGCCGAGACGAAGAAAACCTTCGGCGCCGCACGAAAAGCCGTCATGGCCCAGGAGGCGACCCGCCTCAAATGGGTGGTCCCGCTCTTCTTCGTCATGCTCGTTGCGATCCTTCTGGTCGGGACATCGGCCCTTGATGCCTTCATCCGTCTGGGTATCGTGTATGCCCTTTCGATCGGGATCGCCCTTCTGCTGATCTACTACTTCACCAGAGACGAGGTCACCGACTGGGGAATGGAGATCTGGGATCTGACCAAGAAGATCTTCCCGATCCTGATCATTGGTACGTTCGCGCTCGGTGTTCTTTCGTTCTTCCTGCCGGCAGAGTTCTTCAGTCCGTACTTCGGCGAGACCTCGCTTGCCTCGACGTTTTTAGCGTCCGTGGTGGGAATGATCCTGTACATCCCGACGCTTTTGGAAGTGCCGGTGATTGGAACAACGCTCGGATACCTGTCCGGAGCCATGGCAAAAGGCCCTGCCCTTTCCCTGCTTCTGACCGGGCCGACGATCAGTCTGCCGAGCCTGCTGGTTATCTACCGGCTGATCGGCGCGAAGAAAACCCTCGTATATACCGCCCTCGTGGTCGGTTTTGCGACGATCGCAGGATTCCTGTTTGGGATATTCTTCCCGTAG
- a CDS encoding metalloregulator ArsR/SmtB family transcription factor, translating into MTDMPLPVSSEAADEECRVRCEIPDVIRSDLVQIGGIPGLKTRLPSPERIGEISATHHALSDPVRVSILHLLAIQPLCVCVIRECIGISGSKLSYHLNILKENGLITADQQGNWIIYRITAKGGIFAEEPVRM; encoded by the coding sequence ATGACCGATATGCCATTACCCGTTTCAAGCGAAGCTGCAGATGAAGAGTGCCGGGTCCGGTGCGAGATTCCGGACGTTATCCGGTCGGATTTAGTTCAGATCGGCGGCATTCCGGGACTGAAGACCCGTCTCCCCTCTCCGGAACGTATCGGCGAGATCAGCGCGACGCATCACGCGCTTTCCGATCCAGTCCGTGTCTCGATTCTGCATCTCCTTGCCATACAGCCGCTTTGCGTCTGCGTGATCCGGGAATGCATAGGGATTTCCGGTTCGAAACTCTCCTACCATCTGAATATTTTAAAAGAGAACGGCCTGATAACGGCCGACCAGCAGGGAAACTGGATCATCTACCGGATCACGGCAAAGGGCGGCATCTTCGCCGAAGAACCGGTACGAATGTAG
- the arsB gene encoding ACR3 family arsenite efflux transporter, with amino-acid sequence MTKNNSAGLGMFGKYLTLWVIICMIVGVLIGRFLPSIPAFLGTFEYANVSIPIAILIWVMIYPMMLKVDFKSVKYVGKNPKGLVLTWIVNWLIKPFTMFAISAFFFYIVFSALIPPELAQDYLIGAVLLGAAPCTAMVFVWSYLTKGNAAYTVVQVATNDLIILVAFVPIVAFLLGISGVTIPWATLFLSVVLFVVIPLVGGVLTRVYLIRKKGEEYFTGTFIPKFDHITIVGLLLTLVIIFSFQGTLILENPQHIVLIAVPLIIQTVLIFFLTYGAGRVLNLPHSIAAPAGMIGASNFFELAVAVSIALYGTNSPVALVTIVGVLVEVPVMLMLVKIANATKDRFPNRELD; translated from the coding sequence ATGACAAAAAACAATTCTGCAGGCCTTGGGATGTTCGGCAAATACCTCACCCTCTGGGTGATCATCTGCATGATCGTCGGTGTTCTGATCGGCAGGTTCCTGCCGTCCATCCCGGCATTTCTGGGCACGTTCGAGTATGCGAACGTCTCCATCCCGATTGCGATACTCATCTGGGTCATGATCTACCCGATGATGCTGAAAGTGGATTTCAAGAGCGTAAAATACGTCGGAAAAAATCCCAAAGGACTCGTCCTTACCTGGATCGTCAACTGGCTGATCAAACCGTTCACGATGTTTGCGATCTCAGCATTCTTCTTCTACATCGTGTTCAGCGCCCTCATTCCTCCGGAGCTCGCCCAGGATTATCTGATCGGCGCAGTTCTTTTAGGCGCCGCCCCATGTACGGCGATGGTGTTTGTATGGAGTTATCTAACAAAAGGAAACGCCGCCTACACGGTCGTTCAGGTCGCAACCAATGATCTGATCATTCTCGTCGCTTTCGTTCCAATCGTCGCATTCCTGCTCGGAATCTCCGGCGTCACCATTCCATGGGCCACGCTGTTTCTTTCGGTCGTCCTGTTCGTCGTGATCCCCCTTGTGGGTGGTGTCCTCACAAGAGTGTATCTCATCAGGAAAAAAGGCGAGGAGTATTTTACCGGGACGTTCATCCCGAAGTTCGACCACATAACCATCGTCGGTCTGCTGCTCACGCTTGTGATCATCTTCTCGTTCCAGGGGACGCTTATTCTGGAAAATCCGCAGCACATCGTTTTGATCGCCGTGCCCCTGATTATTCAGACCGTGCTGATCTTCTTCCTCACCTACGGGGCGGGAAGAGTGCTGAACCTTCCCCACAGCATAGCCGCACCGGCAGGCATGATCGGCGCCTCGAACTTCTTCGAACTTGCCGTCGCCGTCTCCATTGCGCTGTATGGAACCAACAGTCCGGTCGCTCTGGTGACGATCGTCGGGGTCTTGGTCGAAGTGCCGGTGATGCTGATGCTTGTTAAAATCGCAAACGCCACGAAAGACCGGTTCCCGAATCGGGAACTGGACTGA
- a CDS encoding arsenate reductase ArsC, which produces MKRIAFLCIKNSCRSQIAEALCRHFAGDIFTCYSAGSDPGDRVDPTAVRLMQEIYGIDLSTMRPKHISDLPDINIIVTMGCGVACPVIPGTKRIAWQIDDPVGKGDEAYLRAIAEIKANVQSLKE; this is translated from the coding sequence ATGAAAAGGATCGCCTTTCTCTGCATCAAAAACTCCTGCAGATCCCAGATCGCAGAGGCGCTCTGCCGGCATTTCGCAGGCGACATCTTCACCTGCTACTCGGCAGGCAGCGATCCGGGAGACAGGGTCGATCCGACAGCCGTCCGTCTGATGCAGGAGATCTACGGGATCGATCTCTCGACAATGCGGCCGAAACATATCTCCGATCTGCCGGATATCAACATCATCGTCACGATGGGATGCGGGGTCGCCTGCCCCGTGATTCCCGGAACAAAGCGTATCGCCTGGCAGATCGACGACCCGGTCGGAAAAGGAGATGAGGCGTATCTCCGGGCGATCGCCGAAATCAAAGCAAATGTACAATCATTGAAAGAGTGA
- a CDS encoding permease, whose amino-acid sequence MSFAETLLSAGQYFLVIALELTALFIVVCLIVGALNVYVPKEKMQKVLGHSGSVRGSVIGAAFGAITPFCSCSTIPVTLGFLKSGVAFSSAMSFLFASPLLNPVILAMMLVVFGPEITVVYAVMMFTAAVVIGLVLEQLGFKKYVKPVAVEGMTEETGSKRKRIIMFAWTTFRQMIPYLLLGAAIGAFIYGFLPADWILAVAGPKNLFAIPVAAIIGIPLYIRAETILPISAALLSKGMGVGTVPALLIGGAGMSIPEITMLSAIFKKQFVMVFVATIFLAAVLTGLAVQVIV is encoded by the coding sequence ATGAGCTTTGCTGAAACGCTCCTAAGCGCCGGACAGTATTTTCTGGTCATAGCTCTGGAGCTTACGGCACTTTTCATCGTCGTCTGCCTGATCGTTGGGGCGCTCAACGTCTATGTCCCAAAAGAGAAGATGCAGAAAGTCCTCGGGCACTCCGGCTCGGTCCGCGGAAGCGTGATTGGGGCCGCGTTCGGCGCGATCACGCCGTTCTGTTCCTGCTCGACGATCCCGGTGACGCTTGGATTTCTGAAGTCGGGCGTGGCGTTTTCAAGCGCCATGTCTTTTCTGTTCGCGTCGCCCCTTCTCAACCCGGTGATTCTTGCGATGATGCTCGTCGTGTTTGGCCCAGAGATCACCGTCGTGTATGCCGTGATGATGTTTACGGCCGCCGTCGTTATCGGTCTCGTCCTTGAGCAGCTCGGGTTCAAAAAATACGTCAAACCCGTCGCCGTCGAAGGAATGACCGAAGAGACCGGATCGAAACGGAAACGGATCATTATGTTTGCCTGGACGACGTTTCGGCAGATGATCCCCTACCTGCTGCTTGGAGCCGCGATCGGGGCATTCATCTACGGATTTCTGCCGGCCGACTGGATCCTTGCCGTCGCGGGACCCAAGAATCTGTTTGCGATTCCCGTCGCCGCGATCATCGGAATCCCGCTCTACATCAGAGCGGAGACGATCCTCCCGATCAGCGCCGCCCTCTTAAGCAAAGGGATGGGTGTTGGGACCGTTCCCGCCCTTCTGATCGGCGGGGCAGGCATGAGTATTCCGGAGATCACCATGCTTTCAGCGATATTCAAAAAACAGTTCGTGATGGTTTTTGTTGCGACGATCTTTCTTGCGGCCGTGCTGACGGGACTTGCCGTCCAGGTGATCGTATGA